The Saccharothrix variisporea genome has a segment encoding these proteins:
- a CDS encoding ADP-ribosylglycohydrolase family protein: MLVELAVGDAYGAGFEYAEPDFVAAHNTLRGYVSHPTHGQLPGAYTDDTQMTLALAELLADGDPWTPEHIAERFVDAFHRDPRPGYAGGFQAFLVGVRTGADFLARIRPHSDKSGAAMRVAPVGLLSTVDEVLHRAEVQARVTHDTPDGIASASAAALAVHYCRHGLGPVAEVGAWIADRLGSPVWARPWQGKVGSKGVMSVRAALTALAGHDSQSEVLRACVAFTGDVDTVATIALAAASWVLPNDLPQVLLDDLENGTYGRDHLAQLDARLRECG, translated from the coding sequence GTGCTGGTCGAGTTGGCGGTGGGTGACGCGTACGGCGCGGGTTTCGAGTACGCCGAACCGGATTTCGTGGCCGCCCACAACACTTTGCGCGGTTACGTCAGCCACCCGACGCACGGCCAGTTGCCCGGCGCGTACACCGACGACACGCAGATGACGTTGGCGTTGGCGGAACTGCTCGCCGACGGCGACCCGTGGACGCCCGAGCACATCGCCGAGCGGTTCGTGGACGCGTTCCACCGCGACCCGCGGCCCGGTTACGCGGGCGGTTTCCAGGCGTTCCTCGTCGGGGTGCGCACGGGCGCGGACTTCCTGGCCCGCATCCGGCCCCACAGCGACAAGAGCGGCGCGGCGATGCGGGTCGCACCGGTCGGCCTGCTGTCCACTGTGGACGAAGTGCTGCACCGCGCCGAGGTGCAGGCGCGCGTCACGCACGACACCCCGGACGGGATCGCGTCCGCGTCGGCCGCCGCGCTGGCCGTCCACTACTGCCGGCACGGGCTGGGGCCGGTGGCCGAGGTGGGCGCGTGGATCGCCGACCGGCTCGGGTCGCCGGTGTGGGCGCGGCCGTGGCAGGGGAAGGTCGGCTCGAAGGGCGTGATGAGCGTGCGGGCGGCGCTGACCGCGTTGGCCGGGCACGACTCGCAGAGCGAGGTGCTGCGCGCGTGCGTGGCGTTCACCGGCGACGTGGACACGGTGGCGACGATCGCCCTGGCCGCCGCGTCCTGGGTCTTGCCGAACGACCTGCCGCAAGTACTGCTCGACGACCTGGAGAACGGCACCTACGGCCGGGACCACCTCGCTCAGCTCGACGCGCGGCTCCGGGAGTGCGGATAA
- a CDS encoding helix-turn-helix transcriptional regulator has translation MTPEELAHLRRAKDLMDREYARPLDVPAMARAALMSTSHFARQFKLAYGETPYNYLMTRRIERAKALLRRGDMSVTDVCMAVGCTSLGSFSTRFTELVGESPSAYRARDHSATAAIPSCWAKHADRPSRFREARR, from the coding sequence GTGACCCCGGAGGAGCTCGCCCACCTGCGCCGGGCCAAGGACCTCATGGACCGCGAGTACGCCCGACCGCTGGACGTGCCCGCCATGGCCCGTGCGGCGCTGATGTCCACTTCGCACTTCGCCCGGCAGTTCAAGCTCGCGTACGGGGAGACGCCGTACAACTACCTGATGACCCGGCGCATCGAGCGCGCCAAGGCCTTGCTGCGGCGCGGGGACATGTCCGTCACCGACGTCTGCATGGCGGTCGGCTGCACCTCGCTCGGGTCGTTCAGCACGCGGTTCACCGAGCTGGTCGGCGAGTCCCCCAGCGCGTACCGGGCCCGCGACCACTCGGCCACCGCCGCCATCCCCAGCTGCTGGGCCAAGCACGCCGACCGTCCAAGCAGATTTCGAGAAGCACGCCGTTGA
- a CDS encoding MFS transporter produces the protein MTTGVAARPKTGLRIFLLAFAQFIVAMDYNIVFVALPDIGRALDFSAQSLQWVLSAYAVGLGGFLLFGGRVVDRLGARRAFVAGLVLFGLACLAGGVATDQGFLVAARAAQGLGGALLTPATLALIGSGFAEGPERNRALSVWGAAGSGGLAVGALLGGVLTDAWGWEWVLLVMVPFALGAAVLAPFVLAPDAVVARGRRGFDVLGTLLATAASVLLVLGLVTGPESGWARGGLTVLAGLVVLGVFLLVERRTREPLVPTRLLGNRALLTAIGVILVFQSSLGGAYYLTTTYLQDTLGYRPLAAGLVFLPLTLVSMTASIKLLGPVIARWGVRRALVVGMVGNGLGIGLLAAGMAVHGGFWLLLPGLVVWGVGGGITFPAMFITASAGVDAGQEGVASAVATTAQQVGGAMGLAVLVAIAGTALGTAGAALVAGLATVVVGLGLAARR, from the coding sequence TTGACCACTGGGGTAGCCGCGCGCCCGAAAACGGGTCTGCGGATCTTCTTGTTGGCGTTCGCCCAGTTCATCGTGGCGATGGACTACAACATCGTGTTCGTCGCGCTGCCCGACATCGGGCGTGCGCTGGACTTCTCCGCGCAGTCCCTGCAATGGGTGCTCAGCGCTTACGCGGTCGGGCTCGGCGGGTTCCTGCTGTTCGGCGGGCGGGTCGTGGACCGGCTCGGCGCGCGGCGGGCGTTCGTGGCCGGGCTGGTGCTGTTCGGGCTCGCCTGCCTGGCCGGCGGGGTGGCGACCGACCAGGGGTTCCTGGTCGCCGCTCGGGCCGCGCAGGGGTTGGGCGGCGCGCTGCTGACGCCGGCGACGCTGGCGCTGATCGGGTCCGGGTTCGCCGAGGGGCCCGAGCGCAACCGGGCGCTGTCGGTGTGGGGCGCGGCGGGCAGCGGCGGGCTCGCGGTGGGCGCGCTGCTCGGCGGGGTGCTGACCGACGCGTGGGGCTGGGAGTGGGTGCTGCTGGTGATGGTGCCGTTCGCGCTGGGCGCGGCCGTGCTCGCGCCCTTCGTGCTGGCACCGGACGCCGTGGTGGCACGAGGTCGGCGTGGTTTCGACGTCCTCGGGACGTTGCTGGCCACCGCGGCATCCGTGTTGCTGGTGTTGGGTCTGGTCACCGGGCCGGAGAGCGGGTGGGCACGAGGTGGGCTGACCGTGCTCGCCGGGCTCGTGGTGCTCGGGGTGTTCCTGCTCGTCGAGCGGCGGACGCGGGAGCCGTTGGTGCCGACCCGGCTGCTGGGCAACCGGGCCCTGCTGACCGCGATCGGCGTGATCCTGGTGTTCCAGAGCTCGCTCGGCGGCGCGTACTACCTGACCACCACCTACCTCCAGGACACCCTCGGCTACCGGCCGCTGGCCGCCGGCCTGGTGTTCCTGCCGCTCACGCTGGTCTCCATGACGGCCTCGATCAAGCTCCTCGGCCCGGTGATCGCCCGGTGGGGCGTGCGGCGCGCGCTGGTCGTCGGCATGGTCGGCAACGGGCTCGGGATCGGGCTGCTGGCCGCCGGCATGGCCGTGCACGGCGGGTTCTGGTTGTTGCTGCCCGGCCTGGTGGTGTGGGGCGTCGGCGGCGGGATCACGTTCCCGGCCATGTTCATCACCGCCTCGGCCGGGGTGGACGCGGGCCAGGAGGGTGTCGCGTCGGCGGTGGCGACCACCGCGCAGCAGGTCGGCGGGGCGATGGGGCTCGCGGTGCTGGTCGCGATCGCGGGCACGGCGCTCGGCACGGCCGGCGCGGCACTGGTCGCGGGCCTGGCGACGGTCGTCGTCGGGCTGGGGCTGGCCGCTCGGCGCTGA
- a CDS encoding S1 family peptidase, whose protein sequence is MRPTRLIPALAAALLSLLALAPAGSAAPATDGGVTPYIIGGGYASNAPWAARLFSNGRQTCTATIIAPTWILTAKHCVSGGGLSFRIGSLDQTSGGTLANGVQTYTHSADLALVRLDRSVSATYSRLASSSPAAGTTVQVYGWGATYRCGSEINCQSQYLKVANVVVSGACTDAYGGSAICARYGNGITAGGDSGGPMVYNGLQIGVASTSDRQTTTAYTNVTRYRSWIQSIAGV, encoded by the coding sequence TTGCGACCCACCAGGTTGATCCCTGCGCTCGCAGCCGCTCTGCTGTCCCTGCTCGCCCTGGCCCCCGCCGGTTCGGCGGCACCCGCGACCGACGGCGGGGTCACGCCGTACATCATCGGCGGCGGCTACGCGTCCAACGCGCCCTGGGCGGCACGGCTGTTCTCCAACGGCCGGCAGACGTGCACCGCGACCATCATCGCCCCCACGTGGATCCTGACCGCCAAGCACTGCGTGAGCGGTGGCGGGCTGTCGTTCCGGATCGGCAGCCTCGACCAGACCAGCGGCGGCACGCTGGCCAACGGCGTGCAGACCTACACCCACTCGGCGGACCTCGCGCTGGTCCGGCTCGACCGCTCCGTCTCGGCGACCTACTCGCGGCTGGCCTCCTCCTCCCCGGCGGCCGGCACCACCGTGCAGGTCTACGGGTGGGGCGCGACCTACCGGTGCGGCTCCGAGATCAACTGCCAGTCCCAGTACCTGAAGGTGGCCAACGTCGTCGTGTCCGGCGCGTGCACCGACGCCTACGGCGGCAGCGCGATCTGCGCCCGCTACGGCAACGGCATCACCGCGGGCGGCGACTCCGGCGGCCCGATGGTCTACAACGGACTGCAGATCGGTGTGGCGTCCACCAGCGACCGCCAGACGACGACCGCGTACACCAACGTCACGCGCTACCGCTCCTGGATCCAGTCCATCGCCGGCGTCTGA
- a CDS encoding TetR/AcrR family transcriptional regulator codes for MAVQVPSRRARLRAETSAEIRATALKLMAEGGPDAISLRAIAREMGMTANAIYGYYATRDDLITTLIAEVYGDLVRQAEAARDAADGPAARLLAWAHAFRAWSLANPEGFRLIYGDPVPGYQPPEDGFEPEKRACAALTELVVAAWPTAAATQSHGDHRWEDFDPHVTEDLRTHHPDLPPAAVALSLRVWGRMHGLVTLEVYGRLRAQTTEPGKLYEAELDDLVRSLGLTSPGRG; via the coding sequence ATGGCTGTCCAGGTGCCCAGCAGGCGGGCGCGGCTGCGTGCCGAGACCTCCGCCGAGATCCGCGCGACCGCGCTCAAGCTCATGGCCGAGGGCGGTCCGGACGCGATCTCGCTGCGGGCCATCGCCCGCGAGATGGGCATGACGGCCAACGCGATCTACGGCTACTACGCCACCCGCGACGACCTGATCACCACGCTGATCGCCGAGGTCTACGGCGACCTGGTCCGCCAGGCCGAAGCCGCCCGGGACGCCGCCGACGGCCCCGCCGCGCGCCTGCTGGCCTGGGCGCACGCCTTCCGCGCGTGGTCGCTGGCCAACCCCGAGGGCTTCCGGCTCATCTACGGCGACCCCGTGCCCGGTTACCAGCCGCCCGAGGACGGCTTCGAGCCGGAGAAGCGCGCGTGCGCCGCCCTGACCGAGCTCGTCGTGGCCGCCTGGCCGACCGCCGCCGCCACCCAGTCCCACGGCGACCACCGCTGGGAGGACTTCGACCCGCACGTCACCGAGGACCTGCGCACGCACCACCCCGACCTGCCGCCGGCCGCCGTCGCGCTGTCCCTGCGCGTGTGGGGCCGCATGCACGGCCTGGTCACGCTGGAGGTCTACGGCCGGTTGCGCGCCCAGACCACCGAGCCGGGCAAGCTCTACGAAGCCGAACTGGACGACCTGGTCCGCTCGCTCGGGCTCACGTCGCCGGGTCGGGGCTAG
- a CDS encoding choice-of-anchor A family protein: protein MPRTHLLGVLGAVALVTAVALHGTSTADPLPGGLGPCVGTQCPDTFPPIHNGAIAGYDEAVNVFVGGDFRVRASAAEAEGRIVVGGNFDQAKDPGSSPSYNVGIVGVGSRVPPPPGSDFLVTGGGVSVAAGQKLLAEGGNIHHAGGISGTFTGTDKPDPDAFQPYAGLAAQLTTASTCYAAAATTGTAVNQNYQTLFTGDGKSALQVFTVDFDLVSASGGQQGIVFAGIPAGATVLVNLVGDARKIATYTGEIADGGQLNSLRERLLWNFPAATTVELAGGAQFQGSVLVGNPASTTTVTMPGVNGRFFTTGSLTHGGSGGGTGNEFHAYPFTGDLPGCGTVITTTEPTTTTTEVTTTTTDSTTTTDSTTTTTTPTTTTTAPATTTTAPTTTTTAPATTTTAPATTTTAPLAGGDELAVTGRGLAGFFLVGGLLVLVGTALLALVARRRRS, encoded by the coding sequence ATGCCCCGCACCCACCTGCTCGGAGTTCTCGGCGCGGTCGCGCTGGTCACGGCGGTCGCGCTGCACGGAACCAGCACCGCCGACCCGCTGCCCGGCGGGCTCGGGCCGTGCGTCGGCACGCAGTGCCCCGACACGTTCCCGCCCATCCACAACGGCGCGATCGCCGGGTACGACGAGGCGGTCAACGTCTTCGTGGGCGGCGACTTCCGGGTCCGGGCGAGCGCGGCCGAGGCAGAGGGGCGGATCGTCGTCGGCGGGAACTTCGACCAGGCCAAGGACCCCGGCTCGTCGCCCTCCTACAACGTCGGCATCGTCGGCGTCGGGTCCCGCGTGCCACCGCCGCCCGGCTCGGACTTCCTGGTCACCGGCGGCGGCGTGAGCGTCGCCGCGGGCCAGAAGCTGCTCGCCGAAGGCGGGAACATCCACCACGCCGGCGGCATCAGCGGCACCTTCACCGGCACCGACAAGCCCGACCCCGACGCCTTCCAGCCCTACGCGGGCCTGGCCGCGCAGCTCACCACGGCGAGCACCTGCTACGCCGCCGCGGCCACCACCGGCACGGCGGTCAACCAGAACTACCAAACCCTCTTCACCGGCGACGGCAAGTCCGCGCTCCAGGTGTTCACCGTCGACTTCGACCTGGTCAGCGCCTCGGGCGGGCAGCAGGGGATCGTGTTCGCCGGCATCCCGGCCGGCGCGACCGTGCTGGTCAACCTCGTCGGCGACGCCCGCAAGATCGCCACCTACACCGGCGAGATCGCCGACGGCGGGCAGCTCAACAGCCTGCGCGAACGGCTCCTGTGGAACTTCCCGGCCGCGACGACGGTCGAGCTGGCCGGCGGCGCGCAGTTCCAGGGCAGCGTGCTGGTCGGCAACCCGGCGAGCACGACGACGGTGACCATGCCGGGCGTCAACGGCCGCTTCTTCACCACCGGTTCGCTGACCCACGGCGGGTCCGGCGGCGGCACCGGCAACGAGTTCCACGCGTACCCGTTCACCGGCGACCTGCCCGGCTGCGGCACGGTCATTACCACGACCGAGCCCACTACGACCACGACCGAAGTCACGACCACCACGACCGACAGCACCACGACGACCGACAGCACGACCACTACCACCACGCCGACCACGACCACCACTGCACCGGCCACGACCACCACTGCGCCGACCACGACCACCACTGCACCGGCCACGACCACCACCGCGCCGGCCACGACCACCACCGCACCGCTCGCGGGTGGTGACGAACTGGCGGTCACCGGTCGTGGGTTGGCCGGCTTCTTCCTCGTCGGCGGGCTGCTGGTGCTCGTCGGCACGGCCCTGCTCGCCCTGGTGGCCCGCAGGCGTCGGAGCTAG
- a CDS encoding GNAT family N-acetyltransferase, whose protein sequence is MLIRPYRESDRDAVGDICVRTADAGGDSSHLYPDLELMPSTFAWPYAELEPDLAFVADDGERAVGYVLGAADTPAFVERFRDDWLPKVADRFPLVDPPVSPTDEMVWLLHHPERMIVPALADYPAHLHIDLLPDHQRSGHGRRLMAALLDALREKGVPAVHLGMLTVNTPARAFYDRLGFHEIDVPDRGPLTYLGLHL, encoded by the coding sequence GTGCTGATCCGTCCCTACCGCGAGTCCGACCGGGACGCCGTGGGCGACATCTGCGTGCGCACCGCCGACGCCGGTGGCGACTCCAGCCACCTGTACCCGGACCTGGAGCTGATGCCGAGCACCTTCGCCTGGCCGTACGCGGAGCTGGAGCCGGACCTGGCCTTCGTCGCCGACGACGGCGAGCGCGCGGTGGGCTACGTCCTGGGCGCGGCCGACACCCCGGCTTTCGTCGAACGGTTCCGGGACGACTGGCTGCCGAAGGTGGCGGACCGCTTCCCGCTGGTGGACCCGCCCGTGAGCCCGACCGACGAGATGGTGTGGCTCCTGCACCACCCGGAACGCATGATCGTGCCGGCGCTGGCGGACTACCCGGCCCACCTGCACATCGACCTGCTCCCCGACCACCAGCGGTCGGGGCACGGGCGGCGGTTGATGGCGGCGCTGCTCGACGCGTTGAGGGAGAAGGGGGTACCGGCCGTGCACCTGGGGATGCTCACCGTGAACACCCCGGCTCGGGCGTTCTACGACCGGTTGGGCTTCCACGAGATCGACGTGCCGGACCGGGGGCCGTTGACCTACCTGGGCCTGCACCTCTGA
- a CDS encoding DUF309 domain-containing protein encodes MTGSPRDRDDAGRARNARPRDGLGRPLPYGAPGVERQPEGVPRTPSESLAEAQRLLDDGKPFHAHEVLEDAWKAAPEPERELWRGLAQLAVGLTHAARGNARGAQSLVDRGARNIEPYRDDPPHGVDVAGLVAWARAGGVGTPRLRGEAC; translated from the coding sequence ATGACCGGCAGTCCGCGCGACCGCGACGACGCGGGCCGCGCCCGCAACGCCCGCCCGCGCGACGGCCTGGGCCGTCCACTCCCGTACGGCGCTCCCGGGGTGGAGCGCCAGCCCGAGGGTGTCCCCCGGACGCCGTCGGAGTCGTTGGCCGAGGCGCAACGGCTCCTGGACGACGGCAAGCCGTTCCACGCGCATGAGGTCCTGGAGGACGCCTGGAAGGCCGCGCCCGAGCCGGAACGCGAGCTCTGGCGCGGCTTGGCCCAGTTGGCGGTCGGTCTGACCCACGCGGCACGCGGCAACGCCCGGGGCGCACAGTCCCTGGTGGACCGCGGCGCCCGGAACATCGAGCCGTACCGGGACGACCCTCCGCACGGGGTGGACGTGGCCGGGCTGGTGGCGTGGGCGAGGGCCGGCGGCGTCGGCACGCCCCGCCTGAGGGGGGAAGCGTGCTGA
- a CDS encoding VOC family protein, which translates to MKLSHTFIQVHDQDIALAFYRDVIGLKPCVDADMGEWRWLTMTPPDQPEVQIALADPIMARSPEDAVTVRELLAKGAMDGVIFEVDDVDATFERIRAAGAEVVQEPIDQPYAVRDCAFRDPSGNMIRFSTSLKG; encoded by the coding sequence ATGAAGCTCTCGCACACTTTCATCCAGGTGCACGACCAGGACATCGCCCTCGCGTTCTACCGGGACGTCATCGGCCTCAAGCCGTGCGTCGACGCTGACATGGGCGAGTGGCGGTGGCTCACCATGACCCCGCCCGACCAGCCGGAGGTCCAGATCGCGCTGGCCGACCCGATCATGGCCCGCTCGCCCGAGGACGCCGTGACGGTCCGGGAGCTGCTCGCCAAGGGCGCCATGGACGGCGTGATCTTCGAGGTGGACGACGTGGACGCCACGTTCGAGCGGATCCGCGCGGCGGGCGCGGAGGTGGTCCAGGAACCGATCGACCAGCCCTACGCCGTGCGGGACTGCGCGTTCCGCGACCCGTCGGGCAACATGATCCGGTTCTCCACCAGCCTGAAGGGCTGA
- a CDS encoding DNA polymerase IV → MSEPDWVLHVDLDQFIAAVEVARRPELKGRPVVVGGNGDPTERAVVATASYEAREFGVHSGMPLKVAVRKCPDAVFLPSDPPAYEAVSAHVMDVLRELPVVVEVIGWDEAFLGARTDDPEALAASVRARVEAETGLSCSVGIGDNKLRAKLATGFAKPAGVYRLTKDNWVPVMASKPVTALWGIGSRTAKKLAELGIGTVEELARTDPAELAARFGPAMGPYFHRLALGAGDTEVTATPWVARSRSRETTFQHDLTSREEVREQVAVLARRVAEDVRAEGRPVVRVVVKARFAPFFTYTRGVTLAGPTLDAEPVERAALEAWERFSDDRAVRLLGVRVEFASPDPAT, encoded by the coding sequence GTGTCCGAACCGGACTGGGTCCTGCACGTGGACCTCGACCAGTTCATCGCGGCGGTCGAGGTGGCGCGGCGGCCCGAGCTGAAGGGCAGGCCGGTGGTCGTCGGCGGCAACGGCGACCCGACCGAGCGCGCCGTCGTGGCGACCGCGTCCTACGAGGCGCGGGAGTTCGGCGTGCACTCGGGGATGCCGCTGAAGGTGGCCGTGCGCAAGTGCCCGGACGCGGTGTTCCTGCCCTCCGACCCGCCCGCGTACGAGGCGGTGTCGGCGCACGTCATGGACGTGCTGCGGGAGCTGCCCGTGGTGGTCGAGGTGATCGGGTGGGACGAGGCGTTCCTGGGCGCGCGCACCGACGACCCCGAGGCGTTGGCGGCGTCCGTGCGAGCGCGTGTCGAGGCGGAGACCGGGTTGTCGTGCTCGGTCGGGATCGGGGACAACAAGTTGCGCGCCAAGCTCGCCACCGGGTTCGCCAAACCGGCCGGCGTCTACCGGCTGACCAAGGACAACTGGGTCCCGGTCATGGCGTCGAAGCCGGTGACGGCGTTGTGGGGGATCGGGTCGCGGACCGCGAAGAAGCTCGCGGAGCTTGGCATCGGCACGGTCGAGGAGTTGGCGCGCACCGACCCGGCGGAACTGGCCGCGCGGTTCGGGCCGGCGATGGGGCCGTACTTCCACCGGCTGGCGCTGGGCGCGGGGGACACCGAGGTCACCGCCACGCCGTGGGTCGCGCGGTCGCGGAGCCGGGAGACGACGTTCCAGCACGACCTGACCTCGCGCGAGGAGGTCCGGGAGCAGGTGGCGGTGTTGGCGCGGCGGGTCGCGGAGGACGTGCGGGCGGAAGGGCGGCCGGTGGTGCGGGTGGTGGTGAAGGCCCGGTTCGCGCCCTTCTTCACCTACACGCGCGGGGTGACCCTGGCGGGGCCGACGCTGGACGCCGAACCCGTCGAGCGGGCCGCGCTCGAGGCGTGGGAGCGGTTCTCCGACGACCGGGCGGTCCGGCTGCTCGGGGTGCGGGTGGAGTTCGCTAGCCCCGACCCGGCGACGTGA